A region of the Muricauda sp. MAR_2010_75 genome:
AAAAAGTTTGGCGTTGCACGCCTTGCAATGGTAGTTGCCATTTTCAAAATGAAGGTTGTATTGCCCTGTAAAGGGACGCTCGGTACCCTTTTTTCGCAACACATAGTATTCTTCCGGAGAGAGTTCTTTTTGCCACTCTTCCTCCGTCTTTTGGATATCGTATTTCTTGGTCATGCCATGTTAAAAATTAATTCCCGTCTGGGATAAAATCCAATGCAACCCCATTGATGCAATGCCGTTTTCCGGTGGTTTCCCGTGGGCCATCGTTAAAAACATGTCCCAAATGGCCGCCGCATACCGCACAGTGTTCTTCGGTACGGGCCACTCCTATTTTATAATCCACATCATAGGCCACATTCCCCTCAATTTCTCGGTCAAAACTCGGCCACCCGGTACCGGAATCAAATTTATGTTCACTTTTAAAAACGGGCGTTCCACATCCTGCGCAGACATAAGTTCCTTTTTGTTTGTTGTCCAAAAGGTCACTGGTAAATGCATTTTCGGTGGCAGCTTTTCTCAGGACATAATACTCCATGTCAGTAAGCTCCGCTTTCCATTCGGCATCCGTTTTGGTGACTTTGTAGGCCGTTTCTTTTTTAGTTTCCTTTTTCTCTTCCTGTGATGTGCCCTTACAGCCCACAAAGGCCAAAAGAGTGATCAAAAGCAATTTTTTTCCCATTTCTTCTTTCTTTTTATGAAATAGACGTGGTTTTTAGCCTATCCTTTCAAAAATACCAAAAAGAAAAGTCCCAAAGGAAACCAATGGGACTTTAATCATATTCTTTAAGCTTGGATTAATTCAAATCCAATTTTTGTACTTGTCCTTCTTCAATGCCCAAAGCGGACATCACATTCTCAATATTGGAGGTATCCATTTTGGAGGAATTGGCAAAGACACTGGGTACAAACACAATCCGGAAGATTTGATCATCGGTAAAGTCGGTACTTAAGGTTGACAGGTCAAAATTTCCTTCAATGAAGAGTTCCACATCCACAAAGGTGTGTTCAAATACATACTGTATGGTTCCTTCGGGAAGAAAATAGTTTTGTGGAATCTGGCTCCACAAATCGGCGTCGCTACCATCTTGCAAACCTACAGTGCCGGCCCATCGATACACCAAAACGGCATCAGCCTCAAAGACTTCAAAGTCAGTAATATCGCTAAAATTTATCAAGGTGCTGAAGAGATTGGCATCGCCATCATAGCCAAAGTTGGCGTTCACTTCCACCACCTGTCCTTGGATGCCGTCAGCCCCATCTAAACCGTCCAGTCCATCAAAGCCATCTCTTCCGGGAGGTCCAGCAGGACCTTCACAGGAAACGGTGAACAATACAAGAAATGCTCCAATAATAGTATAGAATTTATTCATGATTTTGGATTTTTGATTTGTTTTCATTTTGTCTGTTTATGGGTAAAAATCAAAAAGCATTCCATTTTTCCAAAAGAACTCAATTTTATTTGAAAGGAATGGCTTAAAATCGTATTCTTGGGTAAAGATGTGTTATATTGTAAATGCTAAATATAGTTTATGTCCAACGTAATTGTCCATAGTTTATTTTCAGAATTTGATATCAATCTTTTTAAGGCCGGAAAGCATTTTCGGCTTTATGACAAATTAGGGTCGCACCTCATTGAAGTAGATGGCGTAAAAGGCACCTACTTTGCTGTTTGGGCCCCTTCGGCCAAATCGGTTTCTGTAATTGGGGATTTCAACTACTGGAATGCTGGTGAACATGAACTCAATGTACGATGGGATGCCAGTGGTATTTGGGAAGGCTTTATTCCCGGTGTGGACAAAGGCACCAAGTACAAATACAAGATCCAATCCCATAATAATGGCATTTGGACCGAGAAGGCCGATCCATTCGGGCGATTTTGTGAGCAACCGCCCAATACTGCATCATTGGTTTGGGACGCTCCTTACAACTGGAAGGATAAGAAATGGATGGATACCCGCGAGGAAAAAAATGGGTTGGACAAGCCCTATTCGGTATATGAAGTGCATCTAGCCTCCTGGAAAAAGAAAAACGGATGGGAATCGCTATCCTATCTTGAAATGGCAGATGAGTTGGTAGACTACGTGGACAAAATGGGCTTTACCCATGTGGAATTTATGCCAGTAATGGAATATCCCTATGACCCTTCTTGGGGTTATCAGATAACAGGCTATTTTGCACCAACATCCCGTTTTGGAAAACCTGAGGATTTTAAAGTCTTGGTGGACAAGTTCCACCAAAAAGGAATAGGTGTGATTCTGGACTGGGTACCTTCCCATTTCCCAGAAGATGCCCATGGTCTTGGCTTTTTTGATGGGTCGCACCTCTACGAACACCCAGACCGAAGAAGGGGATATCATCCCGATTGGAAAAGTTTGATCTTCAACTACGGAAGAAACGAGGTTAGGGCCTTTTTGATCAGTAACGCCATTTTTTGGCTGGACCAATATCATGTGGATGGCCTTCGGGTGGATGCTGTGGCCTCCATGCTGTATCTGGACTACTCACGTGAAGAGGGTGAGTGGGAACCTAATATGTATGGGAACAATGAAAATCTAGAGGCCTTGTCTTTTCTTAGGGAAATGAATCAAGAGGTGTATGCCAGCTTTAAAGGGGTGCAGACCATTGCAGAGGAATCAACGGCATTCTCTGGAGTCACCAAACCTGTGCATTTTGGTGGACTGGGTTTTGGCATGAAATGGATGATGGGTTGGATGCACGATACCTTGGAGTTCTTTAAAAAAGAACCTATTTATCGTTCGTATGACTTGAATGACATCACCTTCAGCATGACCTATGCCTTTACCGAAAACTTTGTGTTACCGTTTTCCCATGATGAGGTGGTATATGGAAAACAGTCCCTATTATATCGTATGCCTGGCGACGAATGGCAGCGTTTTGCCAATTTAAGGCTCTTATTTGGATACATGTTTACCCACCCAGGGGGTAATTTACTCTTTATGGGCGGTGAATTTGGACAATCATCGGAATGGAATTTCCAAGAAAGCCTGAATTGGCACCTGACCCAGTACGATTTCCATTCTGGAATTCAGGAAGTTATCAAGGATCTTAATAAGCTTTATAAAACCAATCCGGCCCTGTATGAAAAACAGTTCAGCCAGGAGGGTTTTCAATGGATCGAGTACAACGATAGGGAGAATACGGTTATTACCTATATGAGAAAGGGAAAAGACCCCAAGGATGATTTGATCGTAGCATGCAACTTTACGCCTGCACCCCGCGAAAATTATAGGGTTGGTGTCCCCAAGAACACCC
Encoded here:
- the msrB gene encoding peptide-methionine (R)-S-oxide reductase MsrB — its product is MGKKLLLITLLAFVGCKGTSQEEKKETKKETAYKVTKTDAEWKAELTDMEYYVLRKAATENAFTSDLLDNKQKGTYVCAGCGTPVFKSEHKFDSGTGWPSFDREIEGNVAYDVDYKIGVARTEEHCAVCGGHLGHVFNDGPRETTGKRHCINGVALDFIPDGN
- a CDS encoding collagen-like protein, which codes for MNKFYTIIGAFLVLFTVSCEGPAGPPGRDGFDGLDGLDGADGIQGQVVEVNANFGYDGDANLFSTLINFSDITDFEVFEADAVLVYRWAGTVGLQDGSDADLWSQIPQNYFLPEGTIQYVFEHTFVDVELFIEGNFDLSTLSTDFTDDQIFRIVFVPSVFANSSKMDTSNIENVMSALGIEEGQVQKLDLN
- the glgB gene encoding 1,4-alpha-glucan branching protein GlgB encodes the protein MSNVIVHSLFSEFDINLFKAGKHFRLYDKLGSHLIEVDGVKGTYFAVWAPSAKSVSVIGDFNYWNAGEHELNVRWDASGIWEGFIPGVDKGTKYKYKIQSHNNGIWTEKADPFGRFCEQPPNTASLVWDAPYNWKDKKWMDTREEKNGLDKPYSVYEVHLASWKKKNGWESLSYLEMADELVDYVDKMGFTHVEFMPVMEYPYDPSWGYQITGYFAPTSRFGKPEDFKVLVDKFHQKGIGVILDWVPSHFPEDAHGLGFFDGSHLYEHPDRRRGYHPDWKSLIFNYGRNEVRAFLISNAIFWLDQYHVDGLRVDAVASMLYLDYSREEGEWEPNMYGNNENLEALSFLREMNQEVYASFKGVQTIAEESTAFSGVTKPVHFGGLGFGMKWMMGWMHDTLEFFKKEPIYRSYDLNDITFSMTYAFTENFVLPFSHDEVVYGKQSLLYRMPGDEWQRFANLRLLFGYMFTHPGGNLLFMGGEFGQSSEWNFQESLNWHLTQYDFHSGIQEVIKDLNKLYKTNPALYEKQFSQEGFQWIEYNDRENTVITYMRKGKDPKDDLIVACNFTPAPRENYRVGVPKNTQLKLVFNSDDTKYSGSGMGKKTLKPSKTPWNGHPQSVVMTLPPLAVVVYK